In the Nitrospirales bacterium LBB_01 genome, one interval contains:
- a CDS encoding TonB family protein, with protein MFKRYIILSAIFHLILLLIFILIYKKVKQPWQPPKETITAKVVTKEPDIPDIAHKPAREGKKESEGQQLKSSPDASKSAPHKAAEPKKGQVPPHPVKPRTQAQTRPVEKAEKSPGVTTPQKSSSAKTQTAHSETPTESRPVKLLKEQPPSVSNLFDKDIIAKHARSGSQGTGRIDGAERDTAVSLETEDIRYEGYMRKLKQMIEAAWVYPPDAVKRGITGDLQVSFTINKNGTLAQVYVMRTSGNRSLDEAAMQSVRDASPFWPLPDDWQKDSFTVKGRFVYHIYDMNRGR; from the coding sequence GTGGCAGCCGCCCAAAGAAACTATAACGGCTAAGGTAGTAACAAAGGAGCCGGACATTCCAGACATAGCCCACAAGCCTGCACGTGAGGGAAAGAAAGAAAGCGAGGGGCAGCAGCTGAAAAGCTCGCCTGACGCCTCTAAGAGCGCTCCGCATAAGGCGGCAGAACCTAAAAAGGGGCAAGTGCCGCCTCACCCCGTTAAACCCAGAACGCAAGCACAAACACGCCCTGTAGAGAAAGCTGAAAAGTCGCCCGGAGTAACCACGCCTCAAAAATCCTCCAGCGCAAAAACACAAACCGCACACTCTGAAACTCCAACAGAGTCAAGGCCTGTGAAGCTGTTAAAGGAGCAGCCTCCCTCCGTTTCAAACCTGTTTGATAAAGACATAATAGCCAAACACGCCCGGAGCGGATCTCAGGGCACAGGGCGCATAGATGGCGCAGAAAGGGACACGGCGGTGTCTTTGGAAACCGAAGATATCCGATATGAGGGATATATGAGAAAACTAAAGCAAATGATTGAAGCTGCATGGGTATATCCGCCTGACGCTGTTAAACGCGGGATAACAGGTGATTTGCAGGTAAGTTTTACTATCAACAAAAACGGGACGCTTGCTCAAGTTTATGTTATGAGAACATCAGGCAATCGGAGTCTTGATGAGGCAGCCATGCAGTCTGTCAGGGATGCCTCCCCGTTTTGGCCCCTTCCGGATGATTGGCAAAAGGATTCGTTTACTGTAAAAGGACGCTTTGTCTATCATATTTATGATATGAACAGAGGCCGTTAG